A region of the Aethina tumida isolate Nest 87 chromosome 3, icAetTumi1.1, whole genome shotgun sequence genome:
GAATAGTAACGTAATAAATCTTCAAATTTAACCGTATAGTtagttaaataacatttaatattaaatttttattatgtagatAGCTATAATGTACCTTTTATGTAgttaatttgtattgtttgtGTAGTTGTAATGTACCCTTTGCCATATTTGTTGTTCTATGCGTTTGACAGCTTTTGAATTTTACCctcaaattgttattaattccTATTTTACAGTTGTGAGACAAAATGAGCTCCCAAATAAGTACAAAAGAAAGGCTTTTGTACATAATAGATGATATGGAATTAATATCCAAGTAAGCTTCTGTAATAATTTCTGagttaaatgttattatttacttgttattcCTTAGGGAAATCATAGAAAACGCCATAGCACCAAAAACGAACAAGTTATCAGGCCCCGAATACGCCCAACTAACAGACTTACTTGTGGCCAAAGACAATGAGCTCaaagaaacattaaaactggCAGCCGAACAAGCCCTGATAAACCAGAAAATGGACCTACTTAAAGCTGAGGTTGAAAGGCAAGATCAAGACATAAACCAGCTACAAAAACAGCTCAAAGAGGCGGAACAAATTCTATCGACTGCCATTTACCAGGCCAATCAAAAGTTACAGTCAATAGCCAGGGCAAACAAGAAGCCGGTCTCGTCAGAGGAGCTGATCAAGTTTGCGCACAGGATTAGCGCCTCGAACGCCATTTGCGCCCCGCTGACGTGGCAGCAAGGCGACCCGAGGAGGCCTTACCCCACAGACATTGAAATGAGGCTGGGGCTGTTGGGGCGTCTGGCAGACCCCACTAACGGCCATCTGTTACAGCAACAAAGCAGTATGTCGGACTTGCACCGACCCGGGCACACTGGAGGTATACATTTACTATTAGTTAAACAaccaatttatataatgtgtTTTACAGAAATACCAGCTTCGCAACAAAACCAGTTTGCCTGGCATCCCTCAGGTGAAATGCACATAACAATGGGGCAGGGGACAGTGCCAATCGACACCAGGAATCACAAACAGGAAAACGAAGACGTTGAGGTCATGTCGACAGATTCAAGCAGTTCGTCCTCAAGTGATTCTCAATAGTATCACTATgagttaattaagttattgctttgttcgattttaattaaaacatgtagTTGTTctactgataatttatttgtgaggtaccaatttaacatataaattgtgtaataattttgattattaaattatgttaaataaaaacaccTGAATGtgtgatttgtttattttataaattgtactatttctaataataataataataattttgttcatgaatataaaatcacatctttaaaaataatttgtcaatgTTTTTatgagtaattaaataatttaagcctAACATTAAGGGAACAATGACTCATCCCATTACTGGGAGAAGATCTGGAGGCAAAGGAACCTTTGGTGCCTTTTTGGGAACCATCACGTTCTGTAAATCCATTAAACTCAACTTCAAATCCATTTCCACCAAAGTATCCAAGTCGTTTTGGtagtaattactttttatttcttcaactaaaataataaaccattaaaattagtttatacaaAAACAGTACCGTACTATTTTTTAGTAGTGATAGCCCGTCGATCCAGTAACAAGCATCCTTTTCGTTCCCAGCTAGTAGACTGATTCTTTGAGTCTTTTCGACTATTATGCTGAAAGCCCTGAATGGATCAGTTGGAACTCTAAAAGAAgacgttaaaaaaatactttgatGTGTTAGTTATCCATACTCTGAGGCGTGGGGGCAGTTTTTTCCATGAGCCAAATTTGTTATGGACTGGACATCACACGTTATGTCGTCCCCTTTGCTTTTCTTCCCTATTTGTTCCCCCCTAATGTAGATTACTTGTTCATTTTCCGAAAGGAATACGTTAACTGGTATTAAATAAGGCTtctgcaataaataaataactaattagttGACGtctcagtttattttattacccaACCTTTCTCTCGTCTGACTCGACAGCCCTTTTCATTTTAACCGGTGTCCTCATGAAATTTAGGCGTTGCCTCAGTATTTCCTTTTTGTTCTCCTTGGCGAAACGCCTTCTTAGCACGTTGACGCACGGGTGCTCTTTTAAGAGGTACTCCTCTTCTTTTTGGCGTCTCTCCTCCCAAATTTTGGCCACCGTCTCGTAGTTAATCCTCCCCATTTCGTTGGTTAATTGGGCGAAACTGTCCAGCTTCTTTTctagtattatttttacttgctCATACACCACACGTAGTacctaaaacaattatttagctATAAATGTAGTGTTAAAGTATTAGATTTGTACTTTTTCGTAGTCTGACTCATTGAAGCCCTTCATTTCAGTCCTGGTTTTGGACAACAGCCACATGGTTCTTGAAAACAGCTCCAACAGGAATGGTTCCTTCATGTTACAAGAAAATACCAGTGGTTGATAGGTGGTACTGGTTTTGTCGGGAGTTTTACCAATGTGTAGAAGCCTACATAACATCTTAACCACCCTGTAAGGGCCAAAGTGTTAATTATAAACCTTTGATGGGTTCAGTTTTACCTTTCACTTGAAGATATGATTCCTGGCTTGTACGTCTTTTCTTCAATCTGCGACTGGTGGTAAAGTTTTGCGTGTCTTTTACGAAAGTAGGCTGAAAAACAACAGTAACTAAAGAATGCTTATAAcgtataaaatgtttacaaatgCACTCCGCCGTTAAAATGCTGATGTTGCCCTCCTCAACGTCCAACGTGCAATTGATTGAGCTCCCATAAGAGTTTCTTGAACTCTCAGACAAGATAGATGCCATGGAAAACCTGAAGCACACCcaaaaatgtatgtttataataaattttaaatgtttggtGGTACCTAGATTTGCTTTTGTCTAAGTTTTCCATCGGGATCTCCTCGTCACTGCACACCGATATTATGCTTCTTCTGTGCATGTCATCAAGCTCCCCCTTTTCGCTCTCTTCTTGAAAGTCTTTGCAGTTTTGAAAGGTGTTCATGGCGTCCGCATACAAGCTGAAACCTTATGGTGAAATAGTGTCCCTCCACAGTGCTTTAGTTACCTTAACAAGAAGGTCTGACACACGTAAAGTTCGTGCTCAATGGAGGCGTCCAACTTCCCCTTTCCGATTACATActtcaatattatttctttgtttttcttttggtTCAACTCTCTAATCAAGGACGTCCTTTTCTCACCCTTGCACCTCCTTAGAATCATGTTGATCAGCGACAAGGCGCTTGCCCCCACCAACTCGTACTTGGGCTCGTATAAGTAGTACATTAATTGGGTAAAGGGGAGCTCCCGTATTATCTACAACCAATCACAACATTAGTAGTACTAGTGTAACATCTTAAACTGGATGTGGTGTACCGTCTGTTGCCAGTCATAGAAGAACTCACACCTGCTGACCAAAATGTTGCGTAGCACCATGAGGGCACTGCTCACCGCGTCGCCAGCAAACTCGTCGTCCTCCACCAAAACACTTTTGTCGTTCTTAACGATCTGCAGCGTCTTCGTCAGGATGTTCGGGGTCGTGCCCCGTATGCCGTCGATCTTCAACAGGTGGGCGAAGTTGAGGCAGCAAGCCAATATCTCGTTGTTCCTCATTTGGTGCGTCTCGAAGTACTTCATCAGCTTTAGGTGGTTGTTGGTCCTGGCTGTCACACGTGTGTTAACGTTATTAAATTGAGGCCTAAGGAGGGTGGTTCCTTACCTAGTTCCGCCACAAACTCGTCCACCACGCTCAGCTCCCGCAGGTCGTCGAAGACTTTGTCCCTGGCGTCAGTCTCCATGTACTGGAATATGACGTCCATCTGGTAGTCGATGGTGTAAACGATTTTGAGCCTGTCGGCATTTTCGATTGAGCTCACGTCTTTGATGTAGAACTGTTTGCCTGTGTAGTTTTTCCTTTCCTCCAATTTTAAGGTGTACACTCTGGAGTTTGGCTGCAATGATA
Encoded here:
- the LOC109599811 gene encoding mediator of RNA polymerase II transcription subunit 4 isoform X1, with protein sequence MSSQISTKERLLYIIDDMELISKEIIENAIAPKTNKLSGPEYAQLTDLLVAKDNELKETLKLAAEQALINQKMDLLKAEVERQDQDINQLQKQLKEAEQILSTAIYQANQKLQSIARANKKPVSSEELIKFAHRISASNAICAPLTWQQGDPRRPYPTDIEMRLGLLGRLADPTNGHLLQQQSSMSDLHRPGHTGGIHLLLVKQPIYIMCFTEIPASQQNQFAWHPSGEMHITMGQGTVPIDTRNHKQENEDVEVMSTDSSSSSSSDSQ
- the LOC109599811 gene encoding mediator of RNA polymerase II transcription subunit 4 isoform X2 — translated: MSSQISTKERLLYIIDDMELISKEIIENAIAPKTNKLSGPEYAQLTDLLVAKDNELKETLKLAAEQALINQKMDLLKAEVERQDQDINQLQKQLKEAEQILSTAIYQANQKLQSIARANKKPVSSEELIKFAHRISASNAICAPLTWQQGDPRRPYPTDIEMRLGLLGRLADPTNGHLLQQQSSMSDLHRPGHTGEIPASQQNQFAWHPSGEMHITMGQGTVPIDTRNHKQENEDVEVMSTDSSSSSSSDSQ
- the LOC109599824 gene encoding engulfment and cell motility protein 2; this translates as MCEHIAKVVIVKYGSQEAVLYDLDKRMTLDDIMIDLLKTIGVPNSRVYTLKLEERKNYTGKQFYIKDVSSIENADRLKIVYTIDYQMDVIFQYMETDARDKVFDDLRELSVVDEFVAELARTNNHLKLMKYFETHQMRNNEILACCLNFAHLLKIDGIRGTTPNILTKTLQIVKNDKSVLVEDDEFAGDAVSSALMVLRNILVSRCEFFYDWQQTIIRELPFTQLMYYLYEPKYELVGASALSLINMILRRCKGEKRTSLIRELNQKKNKEIILKYVIGKGKLDASIEHELYVCQTFLLSLYADAMNTFQNCKDFQEESEKGELDDMHRRSIISVCSDEEIPMENLDKSKSRFSMASILSESSRNSYGSSINCTLDVEEGNISILTAECISYFRKRHAKLYHQSQIEEKTYKPGIISSSERVVKMLCRLLHIGKTPDKTSTTYQPLVFSCNMKEPFLLELFSRTMWLLSKTRTEMKGFNESDYEKVLRVVYEQVKIILEKKLDSFAQLTNEMGRINYETVAKIWEERRQKEEEYLLKEHPCVNVLRRRFAKENKKEILRQRLNFMRTPVKMKRAVESDERKKPYLIPVNVFLSENEQVIYIRGEQIGKKSKGDDITCDVQSITNLAHGKNCPHASEVPTDPFRAFSIIVEKTQRISLLAGNEKDACYWIDGLSLLKNIEEIKSNYYQNDLDTLVEMDLKLSLMDLQNVMVPKKAPKVPLPPDLLPVMG